A single genomic interval of Hippea jasoniae harbors:
- a CDS encoding ArsR/SmtB family transcription factor, giving the protein MKDMKHFELLAGVGKAIDHPLRIAIVQYLLEVGQPKCVTHLADKFNRTQSIISKSLAKLESAGLVKRYKVGVFVRYGIPDVEKTKTLLECLNYFAQKKAEYHSAILGE; this is encoded by the coding sequence ATGAAAGATATGAAGCATTTTGAGCTTTTAGCCGGGGTGGGAAAGGCTATCGACCACCCCCTGCGTATTGCCATAGTCCAGTATCTACTTGAGGTGGGTCAACCCAAATGCGTCACCCATCTTGCAGATAAGTTTAACAGAACCCAGTCGATTATCTCAAAAAGCCTTGCAAAACTTGAAAGTGCCGGGCTTGTTAAACGCTACAAGGTGGGTGTATTTGTAAGATACGGCATACCGGATGTGGAAAAAACAAAAACATTGCTTGAGTGTTTGAATTATTTTGCCCAGAAAAAGGCAGAGTACCACTCGGCTATTCTGGGTGAATAG
- a CDS encoding sulfite exporter TauE/SafE family protein: protein MLGLGGGMVYVPVMKWLGFDLKTVAIPLGLLLNGLNTGLAMIPYHKAKLIDYKGALPFALSAIIGAPIGAYVVQFLPVRVILILFIIAVLAAATKVFISTKAPDEDNLIEFKKRLIYGGFSGLLIGFIGGMLGIGGGFLAAPILMTMGYGAKRAAATTAYVVTFSSASGFLGHVAEGHFDLTTTAVLVVAVLLGSQLGARFTVKKAKPKTIKTIYAIILYLIAVKLTLGLFGVRFK from the coding sequence ATGCTGGGTCTTGGGGGAGGCATGGTTTATGTACCCGTCATGAAATGGCTGGGCTTTGATCTAAAGACCGTTGCCATACCTCTTGGATTGCTTTTGAATGGCTTAAACACTGGCCTTGCCATGATTCCCTACCACAAAGCCAAACTGATCGACTACAAAGGCGCACTGCCCTTTGCTTTATCGGCTATTATCGGTGCGCCTATCGGAGCTTATGTTGTTCAGTTTTTACCTGTAAGGGTAATTTTAATTTTATTTATTATAGCCGTTTTAGCTGCTGCAACAAAGGTGTTTATATCCACAAAAGCACCGGATGAGGATAATCTTATAGAGTTCAAAAAACGCTTAATCTATGGAGGATTTTCTGGATTATTAATCGGTTTTATAGGCGGTATGTTGGGTATTGGTGGAGGATTTTTAGCAGCTCCAATATTAATGACAATGGGTTATGGGGCAAAAAGGGCTGCAGCCACAACAGCCTATGTCGTTACCTTTTCATCTGCCAGTGGTTTTCTGGGCCATGTAGCAGAAGGGCATTTTGACCTCACCACAACAGCTGTTCTTGTCGTTGCGGTTTTATTGGGCTCGCAGCTTGGTGCACGCTTTACAGTGAAGAAAGCAAAACCCAAGACAATCAAAACAATTTATGCTATAATTTTATACCTTATAGCTGTAAAGCTAACTTTAGGACTGTTTGGGGTGAGGTTTAAATGA
- a CDS encoding FmdE family protein — translation MLEMFKLHREIVDGIKTLDENEKEFLYSALNIHGHFCGGMPMGYLAGLAGLKALNTTRELSMDKEVVVFVGEHHAGGCFTDGVQLATGCTFGKGIMSKDPRGKWAYMLIDRKNQKAIKVTVRPEIMKAAFEAPFITKYRIKGIPPAEVDKDVSIPAFLGLFNKPLDEIVKIEGPFDYEVDKTPSCFNLAFCEKCKDAVAENYLRVENSKKVCLDCFTYYKR, via the coding sequence ATGCTTGAGATGTTTAAACTACACAGGGAAATTGTGGATGGCATTAAAACGCTTGATGAAAATGAGAAGGAGTTTCTCTACAGCGCATTGAACATTCACGGTCATTTCTGCGGAGGCATGCCCATGGGATATTTAGCGGGTCTTGCAGGCTTAAAAGCCCTAAACACAACAAGAGAACTTAGCATGGACAAAGAGGTTGTGGTGTTTGTTGGAGAACATCATGCTGGTGGATGTTTTACAGATGGCGTTCAGCTTGCAACAGGCTGCACATTTGGCAAAGGTATCATGTCAAAAGATCCTCGCGGCAAATGGGCATATATGCTTATCGATAGAAAAAATCAAAAGGCTATCAAAGTCACGGTAAGACCAGAAATTATGAAAGCAGCCTTTGAAGCACCGTTTATCACAAAATACAGAATAAAGGGCATTCCTCCTGCTGAAGTTGATAAAGATGTGAGCATTCCTGCGTTTTTGGGTCTATTTAATAAACCCCTTGATGAAATCGTAAAAATAGAAGGTCCGTTTGACTATGAGGTTGATAAAACGCCATCTTGCTTCAATTTAGCTTTCTGTGAGAAATGCAAAGATGCCGTGGCTGAAAACTACTTAAGGGTTGAAAATTCAAAGAAAGTCTGTCTTGATTGTTTCACCTATTACAAAAGGTAA
- a CDS encoding NifB/NifX family molybdenum-iron cluster-binding protein: MKIAFPTNNLKKISKHTSLSKYFAIIELRNGKIKERVALKNPIIELAKQQHTQEPHRGLGAGRIIPQILLDYGVNLFICNEIGENMRYNLMQAGIEVKTTNETSINEILNKILEV, from the coding sequence ATGAAAATTGCATTTCCCACCAACAACCTGAAAAAGATTTCAAAACACACCTCTCTTAGCAAATACTTTGCCATAATAGAGTTAAGAAACGGAAAGATTAAAGAAAGAGTTGCACTAAAAAATCCCATTATTGAGCTTGCAAAACAGCAGCATACACAAGAACCCCACCGCGGCCTTGGTGCAGGCAGAATTATACCTCAGATCCTTTTAGATTATGGCGTAAATCTATTTATATGCAACGAGATTGGCGAAAATATGCGATACAATCTAATGCAGGCAGGCATAGAGGTTAAAACAACCAATGAAACATCGATTAATGAAATATTAAATAAAATTTTGGAGGTTTGA
- a CDS encoding OmpP1/FadL family transporter, translated as MSLKKKFFSVAVAAGLIFGGAAVSNATNGYYMIATGAKSLGMAGAVVANPQDASTILQNPAGIAFLKNTTFDIGAAAFMPPRKLNGHKSDSNLFMIPAAGFAYNPLGCNCGTPHFVFGLGMYGVSGMGVDWKNNKLTSGMLRKAYSMMQMMEVSVGGAYRVNDQLAIGFAPAFVYQALSLEMDFDTTGMPAGTPNPYKASLDTANAYGVGFDLGLVYKLNDKIMVGLVYKSKRWMQKLEWNTMPDGMMINSDKVKMRLDMPQQIAFGINFRPIEPLRLEADVRWINYHNVMNEVSVSGMNKPTTTGAMVPMDNWPFHWHNQWVFALGAEYQATKSLTLRAGFNYAKSPIKDDDLYMNIIAPAIVQTHATVGATIGLGDHMELSLAYAHAFEHKQTGKVAPAYQGFYGKTVSVKMHQDTIAAQLTYMF; from the coding sequence ATGAGTCTTAAGAAGAAGTTCTTTAGTGTTGCTGTAGCAGCTGGTCTGATTTTTGGTGGTGCTGCTGTATCAAATGCAACAAACGGTTACTACATGATTGCAACGGGTGCAAAATCACTTGGTATGGCAGGGGCTGTTGTTGCAAATCCTCAGGATGCTTCAACGATCCTGCAAAACCCCGCAGGTATAGCGTTTCTAAAAAACACCACATTTGATATTGGTGCTGCTGCTTTTATGCCACCAAGAAAATTAAACGGTCATAAGAGTGATTCAAATCTGTTTATGATTCCTGCGGCAGGCTTTGCATACAATCCACTTGGTTGTAATTGTGGAACACCTCATTTTGTTTTTGGTCTGGGTATGTACGGTGTTTCAGGTATGGGTGTTGATTGGAAAAATAATAAGTTAACTTCTGGCATGTTGAGAAAAGCTTACTCTATGATGCAGATGATGGAAGTATCTGTTGGTGGTGCCTACAGGGTTAATGATCAACTTGCAATTGGTTTTGCACCTGCCTTTGTTTATCAGGCTTTGAGTCTGGAAATGGATTTTGATACCACAGGAATGCCTGCAGGTACTCCTAATCCTTATAAAGCTTCATTAGACACAGCTAACGCTTATGGTGTGGGTTTTGATCTTGGTTTGGTATATAAACTTAACGATAAAATAATGGTTGGACTTGTTTATAAGTCTAAGAGATGGATGCAGAAGCTTGAATGGAACACAATGCCTGACGGTATGATGATTAATAGCGATAAGGTTAAGATGCGACTTGATATGCCTCAACAGATTGCATTTGGTATCAACTTTAGACCCATAGAACCGTTAAGGCTTGAGGCCGATGTTAGGTGGATTAACTACCATAATGTTATGAATGAGGTAAGCGTAAGTGGAATGAATAAACCAACCACAACAGGGGCTATGGTTCCTATGGATAATTGGCCTTTCCACTGGCATAACCAGTGGGTATTTGCCTTGGGTGCTGAATATCAGGCAACAAAATCACTTACTTTGAGGGCTGGTTTCAATTATGCAAAGAGTCCAATAAAGGATGATGATTTGTATATGAATATTATAGCACCAGCAATTGTTCAGACGCATGCAACAGTTGGTGCAACAATTGGATTGGGTGACCATATGGAGCTATCACTTGCCTACGCACATGCATTTGAGCATAAACAGACAGGAAAGGTTGCCCCTGCATATCAAGGTTTCTATGGCAAAACAGTTTCGGTTAAGATGCATCAGGATACAATTGCAGCCCAGCTGACATATATGTTCTAA
- a CDS encoding glycine cleavage system protein R — protein MSEKYLYALTVIGEDKPGIVAAVAEVLYEKHINIEDSVSTLLGNQFTMTLLVKSSKNYGVLELKKAFAKARGKLKLSVSLRRIEESELTTKQPQNLYSISVYGADKVGIVYFVSKALAEHNINILDLRTRLTKSEKPMYVMILEVDVPDGISENALNDIIKDVCLKLDVDYSIRKIESYEL, from the coding sequence ATGTCTGAAAAATACCTGTATGCTTTAACGGTTATAGGTGAGGATAAACCGGGGATTGTGGCTGCGGTTGCAGAGGTTTTATATGAAAAACATATAAACATTGAGGATTCTGTCTCAACGCTGTTGGGTAATCAGTTTACCATGACGCTGCTTGTAAAAAGCAGTAAAAATTACGGTGTGCTGGAACTAAAAAAGGCTTTTGCAAAAGCAAGAGGTAAGCTAAAGTTGAGTGTTTCCTTAAGGAGGATTGAAGAAAGCGAACTTACCACAAAACAACCGCAGAATCTCTATTCGATCTCTGTCTATGGTGCCGATAAAGTGGGTATCGTTTATTTTGTCTCAAAAGCTCTTGCAGAGCATAACATAAATATCCTTGATTTGAGAACGAGGCTGACAAAATCAGAAAAACCGATGTATGTTATGATTTTAGAGGTTGATGTACCTGATGGTATTTCTGAGAATGCTTTGAACGATATTATAAAAGATGTTTGCTTAAAACTGGATGTTGACTACTCTATAAGAAAAATAGAAAGCTATGAGCTTTAG
- the def gene encoding peptide deformylase produces the protein MSVRDIVIYPDKRLKEICDEVKDLDEYAIAVAKDLLDTMHYYSHTVGIAAPQIGELIRIVVVDASKNKKGQKINHGELVMINPEILEWSSIIKTREGCLSVPDYTGNVNRARKITVRYIDLEGKQKQFDTEGFEAVVIQHEIDHLDGILFIDRIISKRTDLFRRKNYR, from the coding sequence ATGTCTGTAAGGGATATCGTGATTTATCCAGATAAAAGATTAAAAGAGATATGCGATGAGGTAAAAGATCTTGATGAGTATGCAATTGCCGTAGCTAAGGATCTGCTTGATACGATGCATTACTACTCCCACACCGTGGGTATTGCAGCCCCGCAGATTGGTGAACTAATAAGGATTGTTGTTGTTGATGCATCGAAGAATAAAAAGGGTCAGAAGATCAATCACGGTGAGCTTGTTATGATCAATCCAGAGATTTTGGAATGGAGTAGTATAATTAAAACAAGAGAGGGATGCCTGAGTGTTCCCGATTATACGGGTAATGTCAATAGAGCAAGAAAGATTACTGTTAGGTATATTGATCTTGAAGGTAAGCAAAAACAGTTTGACACTGAGGGTTTTGAGGCTGTTGTGATTCAGCATGAGATAGACCATTTGGATGGAATTTTGTTTATAGACAGGATTATCTCAAAAAGAACCGATCTATTTAGACGCAAAAACTACAGATAG
- the uvrB gene encoding excinuclease ABC subunit UvrB, with protein sequence MGIFKLKSDFKPAGDQPEVIKKLVDNLKKGKKYQVLLGVTGSGKTFTIANVIAQINKPVLVISHNKTLAAQLYNEFSRFFPENAVEYFISYYDYYQPEAYIPRTDTYIAKDSSINDEIDRLKQKTVMSLLTRRDVIVVASVSCIYGAGEKEDYSSLAFYINVGDRLSRKEILSTFVELLYVRNDIAFERGNFRVRGDVIDIYPSYMRNLAIRIELFDDEVDRILMFDPLTGKVIEERNSVAIFPANFFITTKQKKERAIESIKRELKERIEYFKSKGKLVEAQRIEERVNFDLEMIQQTGTCAGIENYSRHFSNRKEGEPPGTLIDYFGDDFLTIIDESHVTVPQLMGMYRGDYSRKKTLVDYGFRLPSALDNRPLKFEELMQRWDQVIFVSATPAEFEIKLSEGEVVEQIIRPTGLAEPPVEVKPMDNAVDDLYSEIKKAVSKGGKVLVTTLTKRMAEDLSEYYNELGLKTKYMHSELNAIERAKLISDLRNDKFDCIVGVNLLREGLDIPEVNLVAILDADKEGFLRSTTSLIQTAGRAARNATSKVIFYANRITDSMQRAIDEIQRRRKIQLEYNKKHNITPKSIKKSKDNRMLKMCNLDYLDEVVDVDIAIEKDEIPRRIKKLKKLMQDAVKKMDFESAIKYRDEIEKLKKLDLEL encoded by the coding sequence ATGGGAATTTTTAAACTAAAAAGCGATTTTAAGCCAGCAGGTGATCAGCCAGAGGTTATAAAAAAGCTTGTTGATAATCTAAAAAAGGGCAAAAAATATCAGGTTTTATTGGGCGTTACAGGAAGCGGCAAAACATTTACAATTGCCAATGTGATAGCCCAAATTAACAAACCTGTGCTTGTTATTTCACACAATAAAACACTTGCAGCCCAGCTTTATAATGAATTCTCACGCTTTTTTCCTGAGAATGCCGTTGAGTATTTTATAAGCTACTACGACTACTACCAGCCTGAGGCATATATTCCCCGCACAGACACCTACATTGCCAAGGATTCATCAATAAACGATGAAATAGACAGGCTCAAACAGAAAACCGTTATGAGTTTGTTGACCCGCAGGGATGTTATTGTTGTTGCAAGTGTGTCGTGTATCTATGGAGCAGGCGAAAAGGAGGATTACTCTTCACTGGCATTTTATATAAATGTTGGTGATAGGCTATCACGCAAAGAGATTCTGTCGACATTTGTTGAGCTGCTTTATGTTAGAAACGATATAGCCTTTGAGCGAGGTAATTTCAGGGTCAGGGGTGATGTGATTGATATCTACCCATCCTATATGAGAAACCTTGCCATAAGGATTGAGTTGTTTGATGATGAGGTTGATAGAATCCTTATGTTTGATCCGCTTACAGGTAAGGTTATAGAGGAAAGAAACTCCGTTGCCATATTTCCAGCCAACTTCTTTATTACCACAAAACAGAAAAAAGAACGGGCGATTGAGAGTATAAAAAGGGAGCTAAAGGAGAGGATTGAGTATTTTAAGTCAAAAGGCAAGCTTGTTGAGGCTCAAAGGATAGAGGAGCGGGTGAATTTTGACCTTGAGATGATTCAGCAGACAGGCACCTGTGCGGGTATAGAGAATTATTCGAGGCATTTTTCAAATAGAAAAGAGGGTGAGCCGCCAGGCACTTTAATAGATTATTTTGGCGATGATTTTTTAACCATTATCGATGAATCGCATGTAACGGTTCCGCAGCTTATGGGTATGTATCGCGGTGATTATTCACGAAAAAAGACACTTGTGGATTACGGATTCAGGCTGCCTTCGGCTCTGGATAATAGACCGCTAAAGTTTGAGGAACTTATGCAGCGCTGGGATCAGGTGATTTTTGTATCTGCAACACCTGCGGAGTTTGAGATTAAACTCTCAGAAGGTGAGGTTGTTGAGCAGATAATCAGACCTACAGGGCTTGCTGAGCCACCTGTTGAGGTTAAACCGATGGATAATGCCGTTGATGATCTGTACTCAGAAATCAAGAAGGCTGTCTCAAAAGGCGGTAAGGTGCTTGTTACGACATTAACAAAGAGAATGGCAGAGGATTTGAGTGAATACTACAACGAATTGGGTCTAAAGACAAAGTATATGCATTCAGAGCTCAATGCCATTGAAAGGGCAAAGCTTATTTCCGATTTAAGAAACGATAAATTTGATTGTATTGTAGGTGTGAATCTTTTAAGGGAGGGGCTTGACATACCTGAGGTTAACCTTGTGGCTATTCTTGATGCCGATAAAGAGGGTTTTTTAAGAAGCACAACGAGTCTTATACAGACAGCAGGCAGGGCGGCACGCAACGCCACATCGAAGGTAATTTTTTATGCCAACAGAATCACAGATTCGATGCAGAGGGCGATTGATGAGATACAAAGAAGGCGCAAGATTCAGCTTGAATACAATAAAAAGCACAATATTACGCCAAAAAGCATCAAAAAAAGCAAAGATAACAGGATGCTTAAGATGTGTAATCTTGATTATCTTGATGAGGTTGTTGATGTTGATATTGCTATTGAAAAGGACGAGATACCAAGGAGGATTAAAAAACTAAAGAAATTGATGCAGGATGCAGTTAAAAAGATGGATTTTGAAAGCGCTATCAAGTATCGCGATGAGATAGAAAAGCTCAAAAAACTTGACCTTGAACTGTAG
- a CDS encoding ATP-binding cassette domain-containing protein yields the protein MLKLENIRYSKNSTEIIKGINMEFEKGRVYCIVGNNGVGKSTIGYIIMGLSDYKPQEGRILLDGEDITQFGPTQRAKKGITLLWQEPARFEGITVENYLKLNKKISKDEIEEALKLVNLEPAKYMKRYVDKKLSGGERKKVELASCILLKPDYLIMDEPDSGIDIMSLDMIVNVINYMKERGSAVIVITHRKEIALNCGYSYLICAGKVFLEGKSEKIVEYYEKTCDSCGHINYLEED from the coding sequence ATGCTTAAGTTAGAGAATATAAGATACTCAAAAAACTCCACAGAAATCATCAAGGGTATCAATATGGAGTTTGAGAAGGGCAGGGTTTATTGTATTGTAGGCAACAACGGCGTGGGCAAATCAACAATAGGCTACATCATTATGGGTTTGAGCGATTATAAACCGCAAGAGGGAAGGATCTTGCTTGATGGTGAAGATATAACGCAATTTGGACCAACGCAAAGGGCTAAAAAAGGTATAACGCTTCTGTGGCAGGAGCCAGCCCGTTTTGAGGGTATAACGGTTGAAAATTACTTAAAGTTAAACAAAAAGATTTCAAAAGATGAAATTGAAGAGGCGTTGAAGCTTGTTAATCTTGAGCCAGCCAAGTATATGAAACGCTATGTGGATAAAAAGCTATCAGGGGGCGAAAGAAAAAAGGTCGAGCTTGCAAGCTGCATACTTCTAAAGCCTGATTATTTGATAATGGATGAGCCAGACAGCGGCATAGATATCATGAGCCTGGATATGATTGTTAATGTGATTAATTATATGAAGGAACGTGGTTCAGCTGTTATTGTGATCACTCACAGAAAAGAGATAGCGCTCAACTGCGGATATTCTTACCTGATCTGTGCAGGCAAGGTGTTTTTGGAAGGTAAAAGTGAAAAAATAGTTGAGTATTATGAAAAAACCTGTGATAGCTGCGGTCATATAAACTATCTGGAGGAAGATTGA
- a CDS encoding SufB/SufD family protein, whose amino-acid sequence MDIVKGYEKEFEQLVEIYEKNTKDNSLRNPAVATIIVSGNKVVGLNSVKSMHITSKERSDGLVMIDVEIEDNTIIPVPVHLCTGFLKKKGEQILRFNYIIGDNVKVKFKSHCILTKVEKLHHYMESDMYIGKNSFVVYEDEHFHDEGGGVFVETITRMKIDENSFFASKFYETKTRVGRINVVMDIELLKNAKANLESKIYGREDDIIDIKEILRLKGENSSGIAKSTVFATDRTKAHVVNEAYGEAAYARGHIECNEIVRGNEVEVSTLPLLKVKHDKAELTHEASVGRIKQDQLETLMAKGLTEDEAAEFIINGLLS is encoded by the coding sequence ATGGATATTGTTAAAGGATACGAAAAGGAATTTGAGCAGTTAGTTGAAATATATGAAAAAAACACCAAAGATAATAGTCTAAGAAACCCTGCCGTTGCAACGATTATCGTAAGCGGTAATAAGGTTGTGGGTTTGAATTCTGTTAAGAGTATGCACATTACATCAAAGGAGCGTTCTGATGGGCTTGTGATGATAGATGTAGAGATAGAGGATAACACTATAATCCCTGTGCCTGTTCATCTCTGCACGGGGTTTTTGAAAAAGAAAGGTGAGCAGATTTTGAGGTTTAACTACATTATCGGTGATAATGTTAAGGTAAAATTCAAGTCGCATTGTATATTGACAAAGGTTGAAAAGCTGCACCACTACATGGAAAGCGATATGTATATAGGCAAAAACTCATTTGTTGTTTATGAGGATGAGCATTTTCACGATGAAGGAGGCGGCGTTTTTGTTGAAACAATAACAAGAATGAAGATCGACGAAAACTCATTTTTTGCCAGCAAGTTTTATGAGACAAAAACCCGAGTGGGCAGAATTAATGTCGTGATGGATATAGAACTTTTGAAAAACGCAAAGGCAAATTTAGAAAGCAAGATTTACGGCAGAGAGGATGATATTATAGACATAAAAGAGATTTTGAGACTAAAAGGAGAAAATTCATCGGGTATTGCCAAATCCACTGTTTTTGCAACGGATAGAACAAAGGCGCATGTGGTGAATGAGGCATACGGTGAGGCAGCCTATGCCAGAGGTCATATAGAGTGCAACGAGATTGTCAGGGGTAATGAGGTTGAGGTGTCCACGCTACCACTGCTTAAAGTAAAGCATGATAAGGCTGAGCTTACACATGAGGCAAGTGTGGGTAGAATCAAGCAGGATCAGCTTGAAACCTTGATGGCTAAAGGATTAACCGAGGATGAGGCAGCCGAGTTTATTATTAATGGATTGTTGAGCTGA
- a CDS encoding PP0621 family protein, with amino-acid sequence MLKLLFFLFLLFLFVTLYSFKKRVDNILDAIFPKKHAPNSSKHPEELVQCATCGVYLPKHAAVKKIKFNGEIVYFCSVECKKNYKKG; translated from the coding sequence ATGCTAAAGCTGTTATTCTTTTTATTTTTGCTTTTTTTGTTTGTTACGCTTTATTCGTTTAAGAAGCGTGTGGATAATATTCTTGATGCAATTTTTCCAAAAAAACACGCGCCAAACTCAAGCAAGCATCCAGAGGAGCTTGTGCAATGTGCAACATGCGGTGTTTATCTGCCCAAACATGCTGCTGTTAAGAAAATTAAATTTAACGGTGAGATAGTATATTTTTGCTCTGTTGAGTGTAAAAAAAACTACAAAAAGGGGTGA
- the fsa gene encoding fructose-6-phosphate aldolase: MKFFIDTANIEKIRYFAEMGIIDGVTTNPSLIAKEGKDIKKTIEEISLIVDGPISAEVVSEDADGMVKEALELSQIHENIVIKIPMTKEGIKATHQLALKGIKVNMTLVFSPAQALLAAKAGARYVSPFVGRLDDISSSGLDMVLQIREIFDKYDFDCQIIVASIRHPLHVVDAARMGADIATIPPAVLEKLFDHPLTDIGLERFKKDWETVFG, translated from the coding sequence GTGAAGTTTTTTATCGATACGGCAAATATAGAAAAGATTAGATATTTTGCTGAGATGGGGATTATCGATGGTGTAACAACAAATCCGTCTTTAATTGCAAAAGAGGGTAAGGACATTAAAAAAACCATTGAGGAGATCAGCCTGATTGTTGATGGGCCGATTTCAGCTGAGGTTGTATCAGAGGATGCAGACGGAATGGTTAAAGAGGCTTTAGAACTCAGCCAGATTCATGAGAATATCGTTATAAAAATACCGATGACAAAAGAGGGTATAAAAGCCACACATCAGCTTGCCCTCAAAGGCATAAAGGTCAATATGACACTTGTGTTTTCACCAGCACAGGCTCTGCTTGCCGCAAAAGCTGGTGCGCGTTATGTCAGTCCGTTTGTGGGCAGGCTTGATGATATTTCAAGTAGCGGTCTTGATATGGTTTTGCAGATCAGAGAAATATTCGACAAATACGATTTTGACTGTCAGATTATTGTGGCAAGCATCAGACATCCTCTGCATGTGGTAGATGCAGCAAGGATGGGTGCAGATATTGCAACAATTCCGCCAGCTGTGCTTGAAAAACTGTTTGACCATCCTTTAACAGATATAGGGCTTGAGAGGTTTAAGAAGGATTGGGAGACCGTCTTTGGTTAA
- the rdgB gene encoding RdgB/HAM1 family non-canonical purine NTP pyrophosphatase: MVKRIVVASNNQHKIEEIKQILQGFEILKASDIVEQFEAEENGRSFCENALIKARALKQFSEFATLADDSGLEVFALDNKPGIYSARYALTGRDEDNVKKLLEELKGVEDRAARFVCCMVIILPDGEILQEEGYVYGSITTQPYGKNGFGYDPVFMPEGYNKTFAQMSSDEKNSISHRRRALEKIYKKLKDFNF, translated from the coding sequence TTGGTTAAAAGAATAGTTGTTGCAAGTAATAATCAGCACAAAATAGAAGAGATTAAACAGATCCTGCAGGGTTTTGAGATTTTAAAGGCATCGGATATAGTTGAGCAGTTTGAGGCAGAGGAAAACGGTAGGAGTTTTTGTGAGAATGCCCTGATTAAGGCAAGGGCTCTCAAGCAATTTAGTGAATTTGCAACTCTTGCTGATGATTCAGGTCTTGAGGTGTTTGCTTTAGATAATAAACCAGGCATCTATTCTGCCAGATATGCTTTGACTGGCAGGGATGAGGATAATGTTAAAAAGCTTTTAGAAGAGCTTAAGGGTGTTGAGGATAGGGCGGCTCGCTTTGTTTGTTGTATGGTGATAATCCTGCCAGATGGGGAGATTTTGCAGGAAGAAGGATATGTTTACGGTAGTATAACAACGCAGCCATACGGCAAAAACGGTTTTGGCTATGACCCTGTTTTTATGCCTGAGGGTTATAATAAAACATTTGCCCAGATGAGCAGTGATGAGAAAAATTCAATCTCTCACAGAAGGAGGGCTCTTGAGAAGATTTATAAAAAACTCAAAGATTTTAATTTTTGA
- the lptA gene encoding lipopolysaccharide transport periplasmic protein LptA, whose amino-acid sequence MRRFIKNSKILIFELIFLIASGLNSQAFNVKQYAKTNRLPVHITANKLEAFDKKGLYIFSGNVVVVRGDTTLKADKMKVYKNLKNGDISKIVCIGHVVITKQDKKAVANRATYFAAEDKVVLEGNAHVYSNKNSISSDLIVYYLDKDYAVSQSDNNSKRVEVIIYPSKKEKK is encoded by the coding sequence TTGAGAAGATTTATAAAAAACTCAAAGATTTTAATTTTTGAGCTGATTTTTCTAATTGCCTCGGGATTAAATAGCCAAGCCTTTAATGTCAAGCAGTATGCAAAAACAAATCGCTTACCCGTTCATATAACGGCAAATAAACTTGAGGCTTTTGATAAAAAAGGGCTTTATATCTTCAGCGGCAATGTGGTTGTTGTAAGGGGTGATACAACGCTGAAGGCCGATAAAATGAAGGTTTATAAAAATTTAAAAAACGGCGATATTTCAAAAATTGTATGCATCGGTCATGTGGTTATTACAAAACAGGATAAAAAGGCAGTCGCTAACAGGGCTACCTATTTTGCAGCAGAAGATAAGGTCGTCTTGGAAGGTAATGCGCATGTGTATTCCAACAAAAACAGTATATCATCAGATTTGATTGTTTACTATCTTGATAAGGATTATGCGGTTTCTCAATCGGATAATAACTCAAAGAGGGTTGAGGTGATAATCTATCCATCAAAGAAGGAGAAAAAATAA